Proteins from a genomic interval of Garra rufa chromosome 4, GarRuf1.0, whole genome shotgun sequence:
- the LOC141333087 gene encoding exportin-T-like has translation MPLVMAIFETLSRPAEENDQTAALEKQMLRRSYFSFIQTIASSGMNEVMASQGAENIERVLFTIIQGAVDFPDPIAQKTCFIILSRLVELWGGKDGLVGFPDFIYKHIIPACFMAPLKPTFDLSDAQTVLTLSECTLTLHMIHLKRGPECIQFLQEYLPSLQVSPEITQELCQVVQQPDVKVLKNYMKVFFQQAKL, from the exons ATGCCTCTAGTGATGGCCATATTTGAGACGCTGTCTCGTCCAGCGGAGGAGAACGATCAGACGGCTGCATTAGAGAAGCAGATGTTGAGAAGAAGCtacttcagtttcattcagaccATCGCCAGCAGCGGCATGAATGAGGTCATGGCCAGTCAGG GAGCTGAAAATATCGAGCGTGTGCTGTTCACCATCATCCAGGGAGCCGTGGATTTCCCAGACCCCATCGCCCAGAAAACCTGTTTCATCATCCTGTCCAGACTGGTGGAACTCTGGG GTGGAAAAGACGGATTGGTGGGATTTCCAGATTTCATTTATAAGCATATCATCCCAGCATGCTTCATGGCCCCTCTTAAACCAACCTTTGACCTTTCAGATGCCCAGACTGTTCTG ACGCTGTCTGAGTGCACTCTGACTCTGCACATGATTCATCTCAAAAGA GGGCCAGAGTGTATTCAGTTTCTTCAGGAGTATCTGCCGTCACTGCAAGTCTCGCCTGAAATCACGCAG GAGCTGTGTCAAGTGGTTCAGCAGCCAGATGTTAAGGTTCTGAAAAACTACATGAAG gtTTTCTTCCAGCAGGCCAAACTTTAA
- the LOC141333172 gene encoding F-box only protein 7-like isoform X1 yields MKLRVRINKQTSRLELDGPEPTLVELNVRVRDTLLPQCGLGSDVEFSLSLNGKEVLLDTGQTLSSCGVVSGDMITVILPQQTQTAPETQSGAGAVQTNTPTSSEKAEPSSISGGADSSSVGDSGMEDWMEDEEGVSAFAPPPLLCCETEDGVIPHALERLLDSSSCQNPSDCLMLAAHLLLLETGFLPQGGNVNSGEMPIGWRAAGGVYRLQYSHPLLENNLVSVVAVPMGRTLVVNAVLKMDKTMENSRKLVLKPDDYVTADRAGGSTGVVYTDLRKLSRLFKDQLVYPLMAAARQALGLPALFGLPVLPPELLLRVLRLLDAASLVSLSTVCRDLNIATHDPSLWRHLLHRDFRVCFSAGNQQRDTDWKELYKKKYKQRKENERRGRCRFYPSHVPPIFPLTPIPSAPLPLPLYPPGIIGGDYDQAPVILPRPRFDPIGPLPGHLPGMGIPIGRRGLRPGGNRPADIRRGFI; encoded by the exons ATGAAGCTCAGGGTGAGAATCAACAAACAGACCAGCAGGCTGGAGCTGGACGGACCAGAACCGACGCTTGTCGAGCTTAATGTCCGGGTCAGAGACACCCTGCTGCCTCAGTGCGGACTGGG GTCTGATGTGGAGTTCAGTCTGTCCCTGAATGGGAAGGAGGTTCTGTTGGACACAGGACAGACGTTGTCCTCTTGTGGGGTTGTTTCTGGTGATATGATCACTGTGATTTTGCCCCAGCAAACACAAACTGCCCCAGAAACCCAGAGTGGAGCAGGAGCTGTCCAGACAAACACACCCACATCCAGTGAGAAG GCTGAACCCAGCAGCATCAGTGGTGGAGCAGACAGCAGCAGTGTGGGAGATTCTGGGATGGAGGATTGGATGGAGGATGAGGAGGGTGTGTCGGCCTTTGCTCCACCGCCGCTGCTGTGCTGTGAGACGGAGGATGGAGTGATTCCTCATGCGTTGGAGCGGCTGCTGGACTCATCGAGCTGCCAAAACCCTTCAGACTGTCTGATGCTGGCGGCGCATCTGCTGCTGCTGGAGACCGGCTTCCTGCCGCAG ggtgGTAATGTGAACTCGGGTGAGATGCCGATTGGCTGGCGGGCAGCAGGGGGTGTGTACAGACTTCAGTATTCCCACCCACTTCTGGAGAACAACCTGGTGTCAGTGGTCGCTGTACCAATGGGCCGAACACTTGTCGTTAATG CTGTTCTTAAGATGGACAAGACTATGGAGAATTCACGCAAGCTGGTGCTGAAACCAGATGATTATGTAACAGCTGACAGGGCAG GAGGAAGCACAGGCGTCGTCTACACAGACTTGCGCAAACTGTCTCGTCTCTTTAAAGATCAGCTGGTGTATCCGCTCATGGCCGCTGCCAGACAGG cgcTGGGTCTGCCAGCTCTCTTCGGTCTGCCTGTTCTTCCTCCTGAGCTGCTGTTGCGTGTTTTGCGACTGCTGGACGCCGCCTCTCTCGTCTCGCTGTCTACCGTGTGCCGAGACCTGAACATCGCTACCCATGATCCTTCGCTCTGGAGACACCTGCTGCACAGAGATTTCAGGG tgtgtttttcTGCAGGAAATCAACAGAGAGACACTGACTGGAAGGAG CTTTACAAAAAGAAGTATAAGCAGAGGAAGGAGAATGAACGCAGGGGCAGATGTCGCTTTTATCCGTCCCACGTGCCCCCAATTTTCCCTCTCACCCCCATCCCGTCCGCTCCACTTCCCCTTCCTCTTTACCCTCCGGGGATCATCGGTGGAGATTATGACCAGGCACCCGTCATCCTTCCCCGTCCGCGCTTTGACCCCATTGGTCCACTCCCAGGTCATCTGCCAGGAATGGGCATTCCCATTGGTCGACGCGGTTTGAGGCCAGGAGGAAATCGACCAGCGGACATCAGGAGAGGTTTCATTTGA
- the echdc3 gene encoding enoyl-CoA hydratase domain-containing protein 3, mitochondrial, with amino-acid sequence MILGRFYKASNLLKSSGGSWRILTRKMSADSSSLTLREQQDGIRRIILNNPKKRNALSLAMLESLRENLLTDSHTDDLRVIIISARGPVFSAGHDLKELTAAQGQDYHSKVFQTCSEVMTLIQDIPVPVIAMVNGIATAAGCQLVASCDIAVASDKSTFATPGVNVGLFCSTPGVAIGRAVPRKVAMEMLFTGRPISAQDALLHGLVSKVVREEQVEEETLAIARRVCESSRPVVALGKAVFHRQMAQGRDAAYASAAAAMVENLTLRDGQEGIRAFLEKRKPVWSNSAEKSHT; translated from the exons ATGATTTTAGGCAGATTTTACAAAGCGTCAAACCTTCTGAAGTCCAGCGGGGGGTCTTGGAGGATCTTGACGAGGAAGATGAGCGCTGATTCTTCATCTTTGACCCTTAGAGAGCAGCAGGACGGAATCAG GAGGATTATCCTAAATAACCCTAAGAAGAGGAACGCTCTGTCTCTGGCCATGCTGGAATCTCTGAGAGAAAACCTCCTGACAGACTCACACACAGACGATCTGCGTGTCATTATAATATCAG CGCGGGGTCCCGTGTTCTCCGCGGGTCATGATCTGAAGGAGCTGACGGCTGCACAGGGCCAGGACTATCACAGCAAGGTGTTCCAGACCTGCTCAGAG GTCATGACCCTGATTCAGGACATCCCGGTGCCGGTCATTGCTATGGTGAACGGTATCGCCACAGCGGCGGGATGCCAGTTAGTTGCCAGCTGTGATATTGCTGTAGCGTCGGATAAATCGACTTTCGCTACTCCTGGAGTCAACGTGGGCCTGTTCTGCTCCACACCTGGCGTGGCGATAGGACGCGCAGTGCCCAGAAAG GTTGCGATGGAGATGCTGTTCACGGGCCGTCCCATCTCGGCTCAGGACGCGCTGCTGCATGGGTTGGTCAGTAAGGTGGTGCGTGAGGAGCAGGTAGAGGAGGAGACGCTGGCCATCGCCCGGCGGGTGTGTGAAAGCAGCCGGCCTGTGGTGGCTCTGGGGAAGGCTGTGTTTCACAGACAGATGGCTCAGGGCCGGGACGCGGCTTACGCCTCTGCTGCCGCCGCCATGGTGGAGAACCTGACGCTGCGAGACGGGCAGGAGGGTATCCGGGCATTCCTGGAGAAACGCAAACCTGTGTGGAGCAACAGCGCTGAGAAAAGCCACACATGA
- the LOC141333172 gene encoding F-box only protein 7-like isoform X2, with protein sequence MKLRVRINKQTSRLELDGPEPTLVELNVRVRDTLLPQCGLGSDVEFSLSLNGKEVLLDTGQTLSSCGVVSGDMITVILPQQTQTAPETQSGAGAVQTNTPTSSEKAEPSSISGGADSSSVGDSGMEDWMEDEEGVSAFAPPPLLCCETEDGVIPHALERLLDSSSCQNPSDCLMLAAHLLLLETGFLPQGGNVNSGEMPIGWRAAGGVYRLQYSHPLLENNLVSVVAVPMGRTLVVNAVLKMDKTMENSRKLVLKPDDYVTADRAGSTGVVYTDLRKLSRLFKDQLVYPLMAAARQALGLPALFGLPVLPPELLLRVLRLLDAASLVSLSTVCRDLNIATHDPSLWRHLLHRDFRVCFSAGNQQRDTDWKELYKKKYKQRKENERRGRCRFYPSHVPPIFPLTPIPSAPLPLPLYPPGIIGGDYDQAPVILPRPRFDPIGPLPGHLPGMGIPIGRRGLRPGGNRPADIRRGFI encoded by the exons ATGAAGCTCAGGGTGAGAATCAACAAACAGACCAGCAGGCTGGAGCTGGACGGACCAGAACCGACGCTTGTCGAGCTTAATGTCCGGGTCAGAGACACCCTGCTGCCTCAGTGCGGACTGGG GTCTGATGTGGAGTTCAGTCTGTCCCTGAATGGGAAGGAGGTTCTGTTGGACACAGGACAGACGTTGTCCTCTTGTGGGGTTGTTTCTGGTGATATGATCACTGTGATTTTGCCCCAGCAAACACAAACTGCCCCAGAAACCCAGAGTGGAGCAGGAGCTGTCCAGACAAACACACCCACATCCAGTGAGAAG GCTGAACCCAGCAGCATCAGTGGTGGAGCAGACAGCAGCAGTGTGGGAGATTCTGGGATGGAGGATTGGATGGAGGATGAGGAGGGTGTGTCGGCCTTTGCTCCACCGCCGCTGCTGTGCTGTGAGACGGAGGATGGAGTGATTCCTCATGCGTTGGAGCGGCTGCTGGACTCATCGAGCTGCCAAAACCCTTCAGACTGTCTGATGCTGGCGGCGCATCTGCTGCTGCTGGAGACCGGCTTCCTGCCGCAG ggtgGTAATGTGAACTCGGGTGAGATGCCGATTGGCTGGCGGGCAGCAGGGGGTGTGTACAGACTTCAGTATTCCCACCCACTTCTGGAGAACAACCTGGTGTCAGTGGTCGCTGTACCAATGGGCCGAACACTTGTCGTTAATG CTGTTCTTAAGATGGACAAGACTATGGAGAATTCACGCAAGCTGGTGCTGAAACCAGATGATTATGTAACAGCTGACAGGGCAG GAAGCACAGGCGTCGTCTACACAGACTTGCGCAAACTGTCTCGTCTCTTTAAAGATCAGCTGGTGTATCCGCTCATGGCCGCTGCCAGACAGG cgcTGGGTCTGCCAGCTCTCTTCGGTCTGCCTGTTCTTCCTCCTGAGCTGCTGTTGCGTGTTTTGCGACTGCTGGACGCCGCCTCTCTCGTCTCGCTGTCTACCGTGTGCCGAGACCTGAACATCGCTACCCATGATCCTTCGCTCTGGAGACACCTGCTGCACAGAGATTTCAGGG tgtgtttttcTGCAGGAAATCAACAGAGAGACACTGACTGGAAGGAG CTTTACAAAAAGAAGTATAAGCAGAGGAAGGAGAATGAACGCAGGGGCAGATGTCGCTTTTATCCGTCCCACGTGCCCCCAATTTTCCCTCTCACCCCCATCCCGTCCGCTCCACTTCCCCTTCCTCTTTACCCTCCGGGGATCATCGGTGGAGATTATGACCAGGCACCCGTCATCCTTCCCCGTCCGCGCTTTGACCCCATTGGTCCACTCCCAGGTCATCTGCCAGGAATGGGCATTCCCATTGGTCGACGCGGTTTGAGGCCAGGAGGAAATCGACCAGCGGACATCAGGAGAGGTTTCATTTGA
- the rtcb gene encoding RNA-splicing ligase RtcB homolog has product MSRSYNDELQYLDKIGKNCWRIKKGFVPNMQVEGIFYVNDPLEKLMFEELRNACRGGGFGGFLPAMKQIGNVAALPGIVHRSIGLPDVHSGYGFAIGNMAAFDMDNPEAVVSPGGVGFDINCGVRLLRTNLDEGDVQPVKEQLAQSMFDHIPVGVGSKGVIPMGAKDLEEALEMGVDWSLREGYAWAEDKEHCEEYGRMLQADPNKVSSKAKKRGLPQLGTLGAGNHYAEIQVVDEIYNDYAAKKMGIDHKGQICVMIHSGSRGLGHQVATDALVAMEKAMKRDKITVNDRQLACAHITSPEGQDYLKGMAAAGNYAWVNRSSMTFLTRQAFSKVFNTTPDDLDMHVIYDVSHNIAKVEQHMVDGKQKTLLVHRKGSTRAFPPHHPLIPVDYQLTGQPVLIGGTMGTCSYVLTGTEQGMTETFGTTCHGAGRALSRAKSRRNLDFQDVLDKLADMGIAIRVASPKLVMEEAPESYKNVTDVVNTCHDAGISQKAIKLRPIAVIKG; this is encoded by the exons atgagtcGCAGTTATAACGATGAGCTTCAGTATCTGGATAAAATCGGCAAAAACTGCTGGCGGATCAAGAAGGGCTTCGTGCCGAATATGCAG GTGGAGggtattttctatgtgaatgatCCTCTTGAGAAACTCATGTTTGAGGAGCTGAGAAACGCCTGTCGTGGTGGAG GGTTTGGTGGTTTCTTGCCTGCTATGAAACAAATTGGAAACGTTGCTGCCCTGCCAGGAATCGTACAC CGGTCTATTGGCTTGCCCGACGTCCACTCGGGATATGGTTTTGCTATCGGAAACATGGCTGCGTTTGACATGGACAACCCGGAGGCCGTGGTCTCTCCCG GTGGTGTGGGCTTTGACATTAACTGTGGTGTCCGTCTGCTGAGAACTAACCTGGATGAGGGCGACGTGCAGCCGGTGAAGGAGCAGCTGGCACAGTCCATGTTTGACCACATTCCTGTCGGAGTCGGATCCAAGGGTGTCATTCCCATGGGAGCAAA AGATCTGGAAGAAGCTCTAGAGATGGGTGTGGATTGGTCGCTGAGGGAAGGGTACGCTTGGGCCGAGGATAAGGAACACTGTGAGGAATACGGCCGAATGCTGCAGGCCGATCCCAACAAAGTCTCATCCAAAGCCAAGAAGAGAGGACTGCCGCAG TTAGGTACGCTGGGTGCAGGAAATCACTACGCAGAGATTCAGGTTGTGGACGAGATCTATAATGATTATGCGGCAAAGAAGATGGGCATCGATCACAAGGGGCAGATCTGTGTGATGATCCACAGCGGCAGTCGAGGCCTCGGCCACCAGGTGGCTACAG ATGCTTTGGTTGCGATGGAAAAGGCGATGAAGCGAGATAAGATCACAGTGAATGATCGTCAGTTGGCCTGTGCTCATATCACATCTCCTGAGGGTCAGGACTATCTGAAGGGCATGGCAGCGGCCGGCAACTACGCCTGGGTCAACCGCTCCTCCATGACCTTCCTCACTCGCCAG GCCTTTTCCAAAGTCTTCAACACCACACCAGACGATCTGGACATGCATGTCATCTATGACGTCTCACACAACATTGCCAAGGTGGAACAGCACATGGTGGACGGCAAACAGAAGACTCTCCTTGTGCACAGGAAGGGATCAACGCGAGCCTTCCCACCACACCATCCACTCATACCTGTCGACTATCAG CTGACCGGCCAGCCGGTTCTGATTGGAGGAACGATGGGCACCTGCAGTTACGTGCTGACGGGCACAGAGCAGGGCATGACGGAGACGTTTGGCACCACGTGTCACGGAGCG GGTCGAGCTTTATCCAGAGCCAAATCCAGACGCAACTTGGACTTCCAGGATGTTCTGGATAAACTGGCAGATATGGGCATCGCCATTAGAGTGGCCTCACCAAAGCTGGTGATGGAGGAG GCTCCTGAATCCTATAAGAACGTCACAGACGTGGTGAACACGTGCCATGACGCTGGCATCAGTCAAAAGGCCATCAAGCTTAGACCCATCGCTGTGATTAAAGGCTGA
- the xpot gene encoding exportin-T: MACESALPAIMDEQALMGLNPNADACYRQRALAYFEQLKESLDGWEVCAEALAKGVYSDDHVKFFCFQVLEHQIKFRHGSLTAAQQQLIRETLMKWLQTQLMNVHPEKPFIRNKAAQVLALTFVMEYLTLWPKFFFDILNLVGLNPNGVDIYLRTLMAIDAEVVDRDILHGPEETRRNTLIKDSMREQCIPALVQSWFQILQTYQHTHSELTCQCLEVVGAYVSWIDLNLIANDRFVNLLLSHMSMEELREEACDCLFEIVNKGMDPVDKTKLVESLCQVLQSAGFFNIEQEEDVDFLAKFSRLVNGMGQSLVLSWTKLSKVGDVKVSAETLRAVEAKVPLMLQLLIHEDDDISANIVGFCYDYLHVLKQLPALNEHQKSNVEAIMLAVMNKLKYDDEYNFENEGEDEAMFVEYRKQLKMLLDRLAQVSPELLLEAVHRVFNATMQNWQTVQFMEVEVAIRLLYMLGEALPASHGAHFSGDTTKTSTLQAMMRTLISCGVSEYQHSSVTLEFFETVVRYDKFFLVEPQHIPSVLMAFLDHRGLRHSSPKVRSRVAYLFSRFIKTLHKHMNAFIEDILSRIQDLLELAPPENGFPALLSSDDQLFMFETAGVLIVNGESPAERKQALMRSLLTPLMEAFRMLLAKMPQEADEERQVVLADCLSHAVGFASRTSKAFSNKQTVKHCGCSEVYLDCLQTFLPALSCPVQRGPLRSAVRSFLHRMIICLEEEVLPFIPAASQHMLKDCEPRDLQEFIPLISQITAKFKNQVSPFLQEIFMPLVMAIFETLSRPAEENDQTAALEKQMLRRSYFSFIQTIASSGMNEVMASQGAENIERVLFTIIQGAVDFPDPIAQKTCFIILSRLVELWGGKDGLVGFPDFIYKHIIPACFMAPLKPTFDLSDAQTVLTLSECTLTLHMIHLKRGPECIQFLQEYLPSLQVSPEITQELCQVVQQPDVKVLKNYMKVFFQQAKL; this comes from the exons ATGGCCTGCGAGTCGGCGTTACCTGCCATCATGGACGAGCAGGCCCTCATGGGACTGAACCCCAACGCTGATGCCTGCTACAGGCAGAGG GCGCTGGCATATTTTGAGCAGTTAAAAGAGTCTTTAGATGGATGGGAGGTGTGCGCTGAAGCCCTGGCTAAAGGGGTTTACAG TGATGATCATGTCAAGTTCTTCTGCTTTCAAGTCTTGGAGCACCAGATCAAATTCAG ACATGGGTCGCTTACTGCAGCTCAGCAGCAGCTGATCCGAGAGACCCTGATGAAGTGGTTGCAGACTCAG TTGATGAATGTGCATCCAGAAAAGCCCTTCATCAGGAATAAAGCGGCACAGGTTCTGGCCCTGACATTTGTGATGGAGTATCTGACTTTGTGGCCCAAGTTCTTCTTTGACATCCTAAATCTGGTGGGACTGAATCCGAATGGTGTGGACATTTATCTGCGCACCCTGATGGCTATCGATGCTGAGGTGGTTGATCGGGACATCCTGCACGGTCCTGAG GAGACGCGCAGAAACACTCTGATCAAAGACTCCATGCGTGAGCAATGCATCCCAGCGCTGGTTCAGTCCTGGTTTCAGATCCTTCAGACGTACCAGCACACCCACAGTGAGCTGACCTGCCAGTGTCTGGAGGTGGTGGGTGCATACGTGTCCTGGATCGACCTCAACCTCATCGCCAATGACAG gtttGTAAATCTGTTACTCAGCCACATGTCCATGGAGGAGCTGCGTGAGGAGGCATGTGATTGTCTGTTCGAGATCGTCAATAAGGGCATGGATCCTGTTGACAAAACCAAACTGGTGGAGTCTCTGTGTCAGGTGCTGCAGTCCGCTGGGTTTTTTAATATTGAGCAG GAGGAGGATGTGGATTTTCTGGCcaagttctctcggttggttaaTGGGATGGGTCAGTCTCTGGTGCTGAGCTGGACTAAACTCAGTAAGGTGGGAGATGTGAAGGTTTCGGCGGAAACGTTGCGCGCTGTGGAGGCGAAGGTTCCCCTGATGCTACAGCTGCTAATTCATGAAGATGACGATATTTCAGCCAACATCGTGGGCTTCTGTTATGACTACCTGCATGTTCTCAAACAG CTTCCAGCTCTCAATGAGCATCAGAAAAGCAATGTAGAG GCGATCATGCTGGCTGTGATGAACAAGCTCAAGTACGATGACGAGTACAACTTTGAGAATGAG GGCGAGGATGAGGCCATGTTTGTTGAATACAGAAAACAGTTAAAGATGTTGCTGGACAGACTGGCTCAAGTCTCTCCTGAGCTTCTGTTAGAAGCCGTGCACAGAGTCTTCAACGCCACCATGCA GAACTGGCAGACGGTGCAATTCATGGAGGTGGAGGTGGCCATCAGGCTGTTGTATATGCTGGGTGAAGCTCTTCCTGCGTCTCACGGAGCGCATTTCTCTGGAGACACCACGAAAACCAGCACACTGCAGGCCATGATGAGAACG cTGATCTCCTGTGGTGTGAGTGAATATCAGCACTCCTCTGTGACTCTGGAGTTCTTCGAGACTGTTGTCCGTTATGATAAATTCTTCCTTGTGGAGCCGCAGCACATTCCCAGTGTCTTG aTGGCATTTTTAGACCATCGTGGTCTGAGGCACAGCAGTCCAAAGGTGCGCAGTCGAGTGGCTTACCTTTTCTCACGCTTCATCAAAACCCTGCA TAAACACATGAATGCATTCATCGAGGACATACTCAGCAGAATACAGGACCTGTTAGAGCTCGCTCCCCCG GAGAACGGGTTTCCGGCACTTCTGAGCAGTGATGATCAGCTGTTCATGTTTGAGACGGCCGGCGTGCTGATTGTGAATGGAGAGAGTCCAGCTGAGCGTAAGCAGGCTTTGATGCGCAGCCTCCTGACGCCGCTGATGGAGGCATTTCGCATGCTGCTGGCAAAAATGCCACAGGAGGCCGACGAAGAGAGACAGGTGGTGCTGGCCGATTGTCTGAGTCATGCTGTGGGATTTGCCAG TCGCACCAGTAAGGCGTTCAGTAACAAGCAGACGGTGAAGCATTGCGGCTGCTCTGAAGTGTATCTGGACTGCCTGCAGACTTTCCTGCCGGCACTCAGCTGTCCCGTCCAGCGAGGCCCGCTCCGCAGTGCCGTGCGGTCTTTCCTCCATCGCATGATCATCTGTCTTGAGGAGGAGGTACTACCCTTCATTCCAGCTGCTTCGCAGCACATGCTGAAGGACTGCGAGCCCAGAGACCTGCAGGAGTTCATCCCACTCATCAGTCAGATCACCGCCAAGTTTAAG AACCAGGTGTCTCCTTTCCTCCAGGAGATCTTCATGCCTCTAGTGATGGCCATATTTGAGACGCTGTCTCGTCCAGCGGAGGAGAACGATCAGACGGCTGCATTAGAGAAGCAGATGTTGAGAAGAAGCtacttcagtttcattcagaccATCGCCAGTAGCGGCATGAATGAGGTCATGGCCAGTCAGG GAGCTGAAAATATCGAGCGTGTGCTGTTCACCATCATCCAGGGAGCCGTGGATTTCCCAGACCCCATCGCCCAGAAAACCTGTTTCATCATCCTGTCCAGACTGGTGGAACTCTGGG GTGGAAAAGACGGATTGGTGGGATTTCCAGATTTCATTTATAAGCATATCATCCCAGCATGCTTCATGGCCCCTCTTAAACCAACCTTTGACCTTTCAGATGCCCAGACTGTTCTG ACACTGTCTGAGTGCACTCTGACTCTGCACATGATTCATCTCAAAAGA GGGCCAGAGTGTATTCAGTTTCTTCAGGAGTATCTGCCGTCACTGCAAGTCTCGCCTGAAATCACGCAG GAGCTGTGTCAAGTGGTTCAGCAGCCAGATGTTAAGGTTCTGAAAAACTACATGAAG gtTTTCTTCCAGCAGGCCAAACTTTAA